A single region of the Marinobacter nanhaiticus D15-8W genome encodes:
- a CDS encoding glycosyl transferase family protein yields MDWVDSIAIYWFLVKLLLITTAVLIAISSFDDLFIDICYWCRRTYHRLTGIEASETPTLESLRASEERPIALMVPVWQEADVIAQMLHNALTVFDYKNFHIFVGTYPNDPDTQREVDRVAASQLNIHKVVGARPGPTCKADCLNEVITAILAFEEKQGIEFAGFVLQDAEDVVHPLELRLFNHMVSRYDLVQIPVLPLPRPWREFTGGHYKDEFSECHSKDVPVRAALTGIVPSAGVGTAFSRHAILALHRERDGEVFNPKSLTEDYDISLRLRELGMRQVFVRVRVPIESPSERRNPGHADEYIAVREYFPNRFRAAYRQKARWILGIALQGWANVGWKGDLATKYILFRDRKALVTSQVGFLAYFVVLNVVAMEVVHLLLPDSYWFPQLVPVDSWLWWLMIVNALLLSNRVLHRIVFMTHLFGWRQGLLSAPRQIWANVVNFFACNRALRQFAGHLLHGRQLGWDKTQHAFPVAPGLGAQRRRPLGELLLDLHAIASEQLHAVLAEQRQDPRPLGHLLLDRGWLNEQTLERALRMQEGFEKAA; encoded by the coding sequence ATGGATTGGGTAGACAGCATCGCGATTTACTGGTTCCTCGTAAAGCTGCTGCTTATTACGACGGCCGTACTGATCGCCATCAGTAGTTTCGATGACCTGTTCATCGACATCTGCTATTGGTGCCGGCGGACATACCATCGGCTGACCGGCATCGAGGCCTCCGAAACACCTACGCTGGAGAGCCTGAGGGCGTCCGAGGAGCGACCCATCGCCCTGATGGTGCCGGTCTGGCAGGAGGCGGACGTTATCGCGCAGATGTTGCACAACGCGCTGACGGTGTTCGACTACAAGAACTTCCACATCTTCGTCGGCACCTATCCCAACGATCCCGACACCCAACGGGAAGTCGACCGGGTGGCCGCCTCGCAGCTCAATATCCATAAAGTGGTTGGCGCCCGGCCGGGGCCCACCTGCAAGGCGGACTGCCTGAACGAGGTGATCACTGCGATACTCGCGTTCGAGGAGAAACAGGGCATCGAGTTTGCCGGCTTCGTGCTCCAGGATGCCGAAGATGTCGTGCATCCCCTCGAATTACGGTTGTTCAACCACATGGTCTCCCGCTACGACCTGGTGCAGATTCCGGTTCTGCCCCTGCCCAGACCCTGGCGGGAATTTACCGGGGGGCATTACAAGGACGAGTTCTCGGAGTGCCATTCCAAGGATGTTCCTGTCCGGGCGGCGCTCACCGGGATCGTTCCCAGTGCAGGGGTGGGCACCGCGTTCAGCCGGCACGCCATCCTGGCACTGCATCGCGAGCGCGATGGCGAAGTCTTCAATCCCAAAAGCCTCACGGAAGACTACGACATCAGCCTGCGGCTGCGGGAGCTGGGCATGAGGCAAGTGTTCGTGCGCGTTCGGGTACCCATCGAAAGCCCGAGTGAGCGCAGGAACCCGGGCCATGCGGATGAGTACATCGCCGTACGCGAGTATTTCCCCAATCGTTTCCGCGCTGCCTACCGCCAGAAAGCCCGCTGGATACTCGGTATTGCCTTGCAGGGCTGGGCGAACGTGGGCTGGAAAGGTGACCTGGCCACCAAGTACATCCTCTTTCGAGATCGCAAGGCGCTGGTCACGTCGCAAGTTGGCTTCCTGGCTTATTTCGTCGTGCTTAACGTGGTGGCCATGGAGGTTGTCCACCTGCTGCTTCCCGATAGCTACTGGTTCCCGCAACTGGTTCCGGTCGACAGCTGGTTGTGGTGGCTGATGATCGTCAACGCACTGCTACTCAGTAACCGCGTCCTGCATCGGATTGTTTTCATGACGCACCTCTTCGGTTGGCGCCAGGGGCTACTTTCTGCACCCCGACAGATCTGGGCCAACGTGGTCAATTTCTTCGCCTGTAACCGCGCCCTGCGACAGTTTGCCGGGCACCTGTTGCACGGCCGTCAGTTGGGCTGGGACAAGACCCAGCACGCGTTTCCCGTGGCACCCGGGCTGGGCGCCCAGCGCAGGCGGCCTTTGGGTGAGTTGCTTTTGGACCTCCACGCCATTGCCTCCGAACAGCTGCACGCGGTGTTGGCCGAACAGCGCCAGGACCCGCGTCCCCTGGGGCATCTCCTGCTGGATCGCGGTTGGTTGAACGAGCAGACCCTGGAACGGGCTTTACGGATGCAGGAAGGCTTTGAAAAAGCCGCATAA
- a CDS encoding NfrA family protein produces the protein MGRRIFAAGRSDDHHGHFRVIQNRLLFVALIAFSPLSGAQQAEPPTQAEVATGSDSEASTWAGRQSWLQQELAKFRKYPYLERAERLIGAGQSEAAADELERVLALDPDDVDVRLRLVVLLLGPLDKPGLAGEQASKLIERDRELGLAYHYRALAKLYLEDTDGAVADWRRALDTGELSKDRSRYIRRQLADIAIQRGDFAAVPPLLEDDGADQPFEDRMRLTRAYLELDRPAEASQILFQAVLEVEDVPPGGWLTIAQYQLELDKPALAAVTINRGLEVEEPAALRRELATSLGHLHMQRGRPDLAARAFAQAAEEGEPDAALYLAWAQALAESQSTAQALDVIETVEQTSPYGRRLHAQLLADMGRPEDAARVLTRLTEDPSQGENAGVIALEIADLYARAGESEAQMAALERAVSLMPDYSPALRALAERQIGAGELAAASATLERLVAIEDSPSARLRLVDVLLASDDYPTALVELRLLAESLPSGHPERMRVLRQWAIVAEAEQQWPDAARAWEGLYLADNNRPPELLLQAARAARLGDQPALARQFLDQLASDDFDNDALAPGVRAALFEERAQLALLEGDRIAAAQSQQQAVIAQPTAARHYQMAQIWNEVGETGNAHQALQQAVMMAPDNAEYQATLGYAYVEGNDDQRAAEHFEAALAIDPGRLSLYEELAYTYRRLGRDEAEARMFGELVRRQAGGARSHDDLTAGAGPKPGGVARLRLEQAQALRRAGLPAQALEVLESSDDLTIYGTRLKVQLLMEMGRLEDAERELNKLLDSSSRQQAPGPVALEIAEMHARAGDTDAQLAALERAVALAPDYTPALNALVERQVGAGDLQGAANTQRRLVELEGGTDARARLVDILLAAENFDAASVELQQLVEDLPPENPDRARVMRQWAGVAEAEGQWAAAAQAWEALYRTDDTQSESLMLHAGRAARLSGQFAKADQMLAQVSEDELTRGDQALLYEERARLASLEGDTQRAAEAQRRAVWADPTAERHYRLAQYQLELDELASARSELLQAVMLEPDNAEFQASLGYAHLNAGEEALAADHFEAALAAEPQRLPLYEELGYVYRRLGEDEAAAKAFRARIDLAQAGVANGLRGDSKSDNVVGTGTDEAGYELRREVQQLEDRLRIGAGLFVRRMNGDGTSALDAPLGLAGFQSQAGVDIGYRLDDVSDGRFVEVFGRSLWAFEEDTLSPEGSETQGGVGLRVKPFAPVNFFLSGERLVALGSDARNDWMLRASASFNRGSAYVPDQTYQHYRSVYLDAALVVDDSAEFLVGEWREGLAIRVGQGLGVAPYAVAAVSYTDDAETERRYEIGPGIALRGWFGGDAYHTHSSELELGLEYREVVGGNTDEDSGVVVRLYVGF, from the coding sequence ATGGGACGACGTATTTTTGCGGCCGGTCGGTCTGACGATCATCACGGCCATTTCAGGGTTATCCAAAACCGGCTTCTATTCGTCGCACTTATTGCTTTCAGCCCACTCAGCGGGGCGCAGCAAGCCGAGCCGCCGACACAGGCTGAGGTTGCAACCGGAAGCGACAGCGAAGCGTCGACCTGGGCAGGCCGCCAGAGCTGGCTTCAGCAGGAACTGGCGAAATTCCGTAAATACCCCTATCTCGAGCGCGCCGAACGGCTGATTGGCGCAGGGCAATCGGAAGCAGCCGCTGACGAGCTGGAGCGGGTCCTGGCCCTGGATCCTGACGATGTCGATGTCCGGCTGCGCCTGGTCGTGCTCTTGCTGGGACCGCTGGATAAACCCGGCCTTGCCGGCGAACAGGCGTCGAAGCTGATCGAACGGGATCGCGAGCTGGGGCTGGCATACCACTACCGCGCCCTGGCCAAGCTTTACCTCGAAGATACCGATGGGGCGGTCGCAGACTGGAGGCGCGCGCTCGACACCGGGGAATTGAGCAAAGACCGCAGCCGGTATATCCGGCGTCAACTTGCGGATATCGCAATACAACGTGGCGACTTTGCAGCGGTGCCTCCACTGCTCGAAGACGATGGCGCCGACCAGCCCTTCGAGGACCGGATGCGGCTCACCCGGGCTTACCTGGAACTTGACCGGCCGGCAGAGGCATCGCAAATACTTTTCCAGGCGGTGCTCGAAGTTGAGGATGTTCCGCCCGGTGGATGGCTCACGATCGCGCAGTACCAACTGGAACTGGACAAACCCGCGCTTGCGGCTGTCACGATCAATCGCGGGCTGGAAGTCGAGGAACCCGCAGCCCTCAGACGCGAGCTGGCGACGTCCCTGGGTCATCTCCATATGCAGCGGGGCAGACCGGACCTTGCCGCCCGGGCTTTTGCCCAGGCGGCCGAGGAGGGTGAGCCGGATGCGGCGCTGTACCTGGCCTGGGCCCAGGCCTTGGCAGAGTCCCAGTCAACCGCCCAGGCGCTGGACGTCATTGAGACTGTCGAGCAGACATCGCCCTACGGCCGTCGTCTACACGCCCAGTTGCTCGCGGATATGGGGCGGCCCGAGGATGCGGCGCGTGTATTGACGCGACTTACTGAGGATCCTTCACAAGGAGAGAACGCCGGTGTAATAGCGCTGGAAATAGCGGATCTGTATGCCCGGGCGGGGGAATCGGAGGCCCAGATGGCGGCGCTGGAACGCGCGGTGTCGCTCATGCCGGACTACTCCCCGGCGTTGCGGGCATTGGCCGAGCGGCAGATTGGCGCCGGCGAGTTGGCGGCTGCCTCGGCCACGCTCGAGCGGCTCGTGGCGATTGAAGACTCGCCGTCAGCCCGATTACGGTTGGTGGACGTCTTGTTGGCCTCAGACGATTACCCGACGGCCCTGGTGGAGCTGCGTTTGCTCGCGGAGAGTCTCCCGTCTGGTCATCCCGAGCGGATGCGTGTGTTGCGTCAATGGGCGATTGTGGCCGAAGCCGAACAGCAATGGCCGGATGCCGCCCGCGCCTGGGAGGGCTTGTACCTGGCGGACAACAACAGGCCGCCGGAACTGCTGCTACAGGCGGCCCGCGCTGCGCGCCTTGGGGATCAGCCGGCGCTGGCAAGGCAGTTTCTCGACCAGCTCGCCAGCGACGATTTCGACAATGACGCCCTGGCTCCGGGCGTGCGTGCCGCGCTCTTCGAAGAGCGCGCCCAGCTGGCCCTTTTGGAGGGCGACCGCATTGCAGCCGCCCAGTCGCAGCAGCAGGCAGTAATCGCTCAACCTACGGCAGCGCGTCACTATCAGATGGCCCAGATCTGGAACGAGGTGGGGGAAACCGGTAATGCCCACCAAGCGCTCCAGCAGGCGGTCATGATGGCGCCGGACAACGCCGAATATCAGGCCACCCTCGGCTATGCCTATGTGGAAGGAAACGATGACCAGCGCGCTGCCGAACATTTCGAGGCGGCGCTGGCGATCGATCCGGGCCGGTTGTCGCTGTACGAGGAGTTAGCGTATACCTACCGACGCCTTGGTCGGGACGAAGCCGAGGCCAGGATGTTCGGTGAGCTTGTCCGCCGGCAGGCCGGGGGCGCGCGATCCCATGATGACTTGACTGCAGGCGCCGGACCGAAACCGGGTGGCGTCGCAAGGCTACGGCTGGAGCAGGCGCAAGCGTTGAGGCGGGCAGGACTGCCGGCTCAGGCGCTGGAAGTACTTGAGTCCAGTGATGATCTCACCATTTACGGTACGCGGCTTAAGGTCCAGCTTCTCATGGAGATGGGCCGGCTAGAGGACGCAGAGCGTGAGCTGAACAAGCTGCTCGATAGCTCCTCCCGCCAGCAGGCACCGGGACCTGTCGCGCTGGAGATTGCCGAAATGCACGCCAGGGCGGGAGACACGGATGCCCAACTGGCGGCTCTTGAGCGGGCGGTTGCACTTGCACCGGACTATACACCGGCCCTGAATGCCCTGGTGGAACGGCAGGTCGGGGCCGGAGACCTGCAAGGGGCCGCGAACACCCAGCGACGACTGGTCGAGCTGGAGGGCGGGACGGACGCACGCGCCAGACTGGTGGATATATTGCTGGCGGCCGAGAACTTCGATGCGGCATCGGTCGAATTACAGCAGCTTGTGGAAGACCTTCCGCCAGAGAATCCAGACCGGGCCAGGGTAATGCGACAGTGGGCGGGCGTAGCGGAAGCCGAGGGCCAATGGGCCGCCGCAGCACAGGCCTGGGAGGCACTCTACCGGACAGACGATACCCAGTCGGAGTCGTTGATGCTGCATGCGGGGCGTGCGGCGCGGCTTTCAGGCCAGTTCGCGAAGGCCGACCAAATGCTGGCACAAGTCAGCGAGGACGAGTTGACACGTGGCGACCAGGCGCTGCTGTATGAGGAACGCGCCCGACTTGCGTCGCTGGAGGGGGATACACAACGAGCTGCGGAGGCACAACGCAGGGCGGTCTGGGCTGATCCCACGGCGGAACGTCACTATCGGCTTGCCCAGTACCAGTTGGAGCTCGATGAACTGGCCAGTGCCCGCAGCGAACTGCTGCAGGCCGTGATGCTCGAACCCGACAACGCCGAATTCCAGGCCAGCCTGGGTTACGCCCACCTGAACGCCGGGGAAGAGGCGCTCGCGGCGGATCACTTCGAAGCCGCCCTGGCCGCCGAACCCCAGCGCCTGCCGCTGTATGAGGAACTGGGCTACGTTTACCGACGGCTAGGGGAAGATGAAGCCGCTGCCAAGGCTTTCCGAGCGCGTATCGATCTGGCGCAAGCCGGCGTAGCCAACGGCTTACGGGGGGACTCCAAAAGTGACAATGTCGTCGGTACCGGCACCGATGAGGCTGGCTATGAATTACGCCGAGAGGTCCAGCAGTTGGAGGATCGGCTACGGATAGGCGCGGGCTTGTTCGTCCGTCGCATGAATGGGGACGGCACATCGGCGCTAGATGCGCCCCTCGGCCTCGCCGGGTTCCAGAGTCAGGCCGGTGTGGATATCGGGTACCGCCTCGATGATGTCTCGGATGGCCGCTTTGTCGAGGTGTTCGGGCGCAGCCTCTGGGCGTTTGAGGAAGATACGCTATCACCCGAAGGGAGCGAGACCCAGGGTGGCGTCGGGTTGAGGGTAAAACCCTTTGCCCCGGTCAATTTTTTCCTCTCTGGCGAGCGACTGGTGGCGTTGGGAAGCGATGCGAGGAACGACTGGATGCTGCGTGCGAGTGCCTCCTTCAACCGCGGGTCCGCCTATGTTCCGGACCAGACATACCAGCACTACCGATCGGTCTATCTGGACGCGGCTCTGGTCGTGGATGACAGCGCCGAATTTCTCGTGGGAGAGTGGCGTGAGGGGCTCGCCATCCGCGTAGGGCAGGGCTTGGGTGTCGCTCCCTATGCTGTTGCTGCCGTGAGCTATACCGATGATGCTGAAACCGAACGCCGCTACGAGATCGGTCCGGGCATCGCCCTACGTGGCTGGTTTGGCGGTGACGCCTACCATACCCACAGCAGTGAGCTAGAATTGGGGTTGGAGTATCGGGAGGTGGTGGGTGGAAACACGGACGAAGATTCGGGCGTTGTCGTGCGCCTGTATGTCGGTTTCTGA
- a CDS encoding DUF4434 domain-containing protein codes for MSVKHRYLWLLLAISLPAYANECPDAPFRSSFLQPLASDLERPAQEWQAKLAGIAATGIETLYLQWSVYGDLDLSQDTGIGFLTGWLDQAHSSGLSVHLGLVADADFGTRITEPADALSAYLSDLRARSLAVAGRLDARIGGHPAFAGWYLPEEIDDRSWADAWQVDMLREHLRAQVETLARLSPAKTVSISTYVSGARSADQFEDLWRALWAAAPHLHLLLQDGAGVGALPRAEFNEYAQGINQIAAGQDRYWGMIVELFSQESGPPLDDAPFSATAAPIERVRQQLDAVAALTPGPDETIAFSVPEYLLDPTRPGQDELLSAYRRLYCRL; via the coding sequence ATGTCGGTGAAGCATCGCTACTTGTGGCTACTGCTGGCAATCTCTCTTCCCGCCTACGCGAACGAGTGCCCCGACGCGCCCTTTCGCTCAAGCTTTCTTCAACCCCTGGCTTCCGACCTCGAACGTCCAGCTCAGGAATGGCAGGCCAAGTTGGCGGGTATCGCAGCGACCGGCATTGAGACCCTGTACCTGCAGTGGAGTGTCTATGGTGACCTGGATCTTAGCCAGGACACCGGTATCGGCTTTCTCACCGGGTGGCTCGACCAGGCCCATTCAAGCGGACTGAGTGTCCACCTGGGATTGGTCGCGGATGCGGACTTCGGTACGCGCATCACCGAGCCTGCTGATGCACTGTCTGCGTACCTCTCAGATCTTCGTGCCCGCTCCCTGGCGGTGGCAGGTCGACTCGATGCCAGGATAGGGGGGCATCCTGCCTTTGCCGGCTGGTATCTTCCCGAAGAAATCGACGATCGCTCGTGGGCCGATGCCTGGCAGGTGGATATGCTGCGGGAACATCTGCGGGCGCAGGTCGAGACTCTTGCGCGCTTGAGCCCTGCAAAGACGGTGAGCATCTCGACCTACGTGAGTGGCGCCAGATCGGCGGACCAGTTCGAGGACCTCTGGCGGGCGCTATGGGCCGCAGCGCCCCACCTCCACCTCCTCCTGCAGGACGGAGCCGGTGTAGGCGCTTTACCGCGTGCGGAGTTCAACGAATACGCGCAAGGCATCAACCAGATAGCCGCTGGACAAGATCGGTATTGGGGGATGATCGTCGAGCTCTTTTCCCAGGAAAGCGGACCGCCGCTGGATGATGCGCCGTTCAGCGCGACAGCGGCGCCCATCGAACGGGTGCGGCAGCAGCTGGATGCGGTCGCCGCGCTCACTCCCGGCCCTGACGAGACCATCGCCTTCTCGGTCCCCGAGTACTTACTTGACCCCACACGGCCAGGCCAGGACGAGCTGCTCAGCGCGTATAGACGCCTATACTGTCGACTTTGA
- the epsA gene encoding XrtB/PEP-CTERM-associated transcriptional regulator EpsA, which translates to MAHFFESPEAIFVKHSQFLGVIQEALKIQSHADLFHWLQGDLQTYLPHEIVLAAWSIPGTDALEVDVVSALPGMRTSDVVSADVMPFLKNLLTRWNDGGAQLFWLRNERGFALDLNKVDTPGSVSATFKRMRSAIVHGIKDERGQNHILYIVFSQALTPPRSVQYYFKLLLPHVDTALRQLTPLRLQPNLNSAAKPYLEFGLTQREREIMDWVRAGKTNEVIGVILDISPFTVKNHVKRIFRKLDVSNRAQAVNKIHVRSDVRPRNDSG; encoded by the coding sequence GTGGCACACTTTTTCGAGTCCCCCGAAGCCATTTTTGTCAAACACAGTCAGTTCCTGGGAGTGATACAGGAGGCCCTTAAGATTCAAAGCCATGCCGATCTCTTTCATTGGCTACAGGGAGATCTGCAAACGTACCTACCCCATGAGATTGTGCTCGCGGCATGGAGCATACCGGGTACGGATGCCCTCGAAGTGGATGTCGTTTCCGCGCTCCCGGGCATGCGTACATCGGACGTTGTCAGTGCCGACGTGATGCCCTTTCTCAAGAACCTGCTAACACGTTGGAACGACGGTGGGGCACAGCTTTTCTGGCTTCGGAACGAACGGGGGTTTGCGCTGGACCTTAACAAGGTCGACACGCCGGGCTCGGTGTCTGCGACCTTCAAGCGTATGCGGTCGGCAATTGTTCATGGCATAAAGGATGAGCGGGGGCAAAACCATATACTCTACATCGTCTTCAGTCAGGCGCTGACCCCGCCCCGGTCGGTTCAGTACTATTTCAAGCTGTTGTTGCCTCACGTGGACACCGCCTTGCGACAGCTGACGCCTTTACGGCTACAGCCCAACCTCAATAGCGCGGCGAAACCCTACCTGGAATTCGGGTTAACCCAACGCGAGCGCGAAATTATGGATTGGGTAAGGGCCGGGAAAACCAACGAGGTTATTGGCGTCATTCTGGATATCAGCCCGTTCACCGTGAAGAATCACGTGAAGCGCATTTTCCGGAAACTGGACGTCTCGAACCGGGCCCAGGCCGTGAACAAGATCCATGTGCGCTCTGATGTCAGGCCCCGGAACGATTCAGGGTAA
- a CDS encoding isocitrate/isopropylmalate family dehydrogenase: MDNTIRVESPLVILHGDEMAQVAFEELLKTFVTSRLEIELKEIDLSAENRLATNGQAVTEAIEAIKKYGIGIKNAGITVNRSQLEALLKKYPDVDGNALDPLATKSPNGAIRKGIGGNITREDIQFRNLRVRRPEWIDRDIEVMTMDNGGIKDSFNELARATGIIKLLFVGSSGDPEELHRREINKGDPLLLATNDLGDIRDWAHRFFQRAIDEKRDIYLGLKDTVIPGYDGAMRSAIEDIYQSDYREKVEGLGLNFYYELIDAQAARIVSNPPERALWGVPDNTTGRKLFKLVNQLKRYGIPDRSAHVSISRMSAGGGDQYGSFNAPAREDGIVKVVVDGEERHARHVKKGDPMLLMSNDREAIKDWVSQVFRDASRKDKEVYFGLKREYMEYDEVFSNVITEVRRELAKQHTPPPSFMIMRPSRQLRKMITDPPRNALYPSQNLDGDIFSDISAALGGSLATASSIIESKDGAMLFEAPHGTAHDLYVKYQESGGKEAHFNPSALIYALGNALETLGERDGNRELADYAGRLKQALKDTVADGIVTADLKGKITNKDAEKVVDLYGFIDALKARM, translated from the coding sequence ATGGACAACACGATCCGGGTGGAATCGCCACTGGTCATCCTCCATGGTGACGAGATGGCCCAGGTAGCTTTTGAGGAACTCCTGAAGACGTTTGTCACGTCGCGGCTGGAGATCGAGCTTAAGGAAATCGATCTCTCTGCAGAAAATCGACTGGCGACCAATGGGCAGGCAGTCACCGAAGCTATTGAGGCGATCAAAAAATACGGCATCGGCATCAAGAACGCAGGGATCACCGTCAACCGTAGCCAGCTCGAAGCGCTTCTCAAGAAATACCCTGACGTCGATGGCAACGCCCTGGATCCGCTGGCCACCAAGTCGCCCAACGGCGCTATCCGTAAAGGCATCGGCGGCAACATCACCCGGGAGGACATCCAGTTCCGCAATCTCCGCGTCCGTCGACCCGAGTGGATCGACCGTGATATTGAAGTCATGACCATGGATAACGGTGGCATCAAGGACAGCTTCAACGAGCTGGCTCGCGCCACAGGCATCATCAAACTGCTGTTCGTCGGCAGCAGCGGCGATCCGGAAGAACTTCATCGCCGGGAGATCAACAAGGGCGATCCCCTGTTATTGGCCACCAACGACCTGGGCGACATCCGGGATTGGGCACATCGGTTCTTCCAGCGCGCCATCGACGAGAAACGGGATATCTACCTGGGCCTGAAGGATACGGTGATCCCCGGCTATGACGGTGCCATGCGCTCCGCCATCGAAGACATCTACCAGAGTGACTATCGGGAAAAGGTGGAGGGCCTCGGACTCAACTTCTATTACGAACTGATTGACGCGCAGGCAGCGCGAATCGTGTCCAACCCGCCGGAGCGAGCCCTGTGGGGCGTGCCGGACAACACCACAGGCCGTAAGCTCTTCAAGTTGGTCAACCAGTTGAAACGCTACGGCATACCCGATCGCAGTGCGCATGTCTCCATTTCGCGTATGAGCGCGGGCGGCGGCGACCAGTACGGCAGCTTCAACGCGCCGGCGAGGGAAGACGGGATCGTCAAGGTGGTTGTCGATGGCGAGGAGCGGCACGCCAGGCACGTCAAGAAAGGCGACCCCATGCTGCTCATGTCCAACGACCGTGAGGCTATCAAGGACTGGGTCAGCCAGGTTTTCCGGGATGCGTCCCGTAAGGATAAGGAAGTCTACTTCGGCCTGAAGCGGGAATACATGGAGTACGACGAAGTCTTCAGCAATGTCATCACCGAGGTGCGCCGGGAGCTGGCGAAGCAGCATACGCCGCCGCCGTCCTTCATGATCATGCGACCGTCCAGACAATTGCGGAAGATGATTACAGATCCGCCCCGCAATGCCCTCTATCCCTCCCAGAACCTGGACGGCGATATCTTCTCCGATATCTCCGCCGCCCTCGGGGGCAGCCTCGCCACGGCCAGCTCGATCATCGAAAGCAAGGACGGCGCGATGCTTTTCGAGGCGCCCCACGGTACCGCACATGACCTCTATGTGAAGTATCAGGAGAGCGGGGGCAAGGAGGCGCATTTCAATCCTTCCGCATTAATCTATGCATTGGGCAACGCGCTGGAAACCTTGGGCGAAAGGGATGGAAACCGCGAGCTGGCGGATTATGCGGGACGACTTAAACAGGCACTCAAGGATACCGTGGCCGACGGTATCGTTACTGCCGACCTGAAAGGCAAGATCACCAACAAGGACGCCGAGAAAGTGGTGGATCTGTATGGGTTTATCGACGCGCTGAAGGCGCGCATGTAG
- a CDS encoding biotin-dependent carboxyltransferase family protein: MTARQQGLIVRKPGFLSLLQDAGRERVMHLGLATGGAMDRHAWAWGNQLLGNRYGAPALEITFGGSEFTCTLDTQIAVTGAAVTCTVNGETQPLWATISVSRGDEIALSAPKSGLRAYLAVRGGFLVEPGLGGSCATFTREKTGGLHHDGKPLQTDDILPCPETSDYVPNRKVPAQWIPEYTAAATLDVVLGAQVDRFPSRALDDFFSHAYELSAQSDRMGARLNGPALAVKGERLISEGISLGSIQVPADGQPIILLNDRQTIGGYPKLGAVTPRSLDTLAQCVPGSSLQFRPISLHEAQKQERTFLRFFYL, from the coding sequence ATGACCGCTCGGCAACAGGGTCTTATCGTTCGCAAGCCCGGTTTCCTCAGTCTGCTGCAGGACGCGGGGCGCGAACGGGTGATGCATCTTGGCCTCGCCACCGGGGGCGCGATGGACCGTCACGCCTGGGCCTGGGGGAATCAACTCCTCGGCAACCGCTACGGTGCGCCCGCACTGGAAATCACCTTTGGCGGCAGCGAATTCACCTGCACCCTGGATACGCAGATCGCCGTCACAGGCGCCGCAGTCACCTGCACCGTCAACGGGGAAACACAGCCGCTGTGGGCGACCATCAGCGTATCGCGCGGCGACGAGATCGCGCTCAGTGCCCCCAAGTCGGGGTTGCGCGCTTACCTGGCGGTTCGTGGTGGCTTCCTGGTCGAACCAGGGCTTGGTGGCAGCTGCGCCACCTTTACGCGAGAGAAGACCGGGGGGCTGCATCATGACGGCAAGCCGTTGCAGACGGACGATATCCTCCCGTGCCCGGAGACATCTGACTACGTCCCCAACCGGAAAGTACCGGCGCAATGGATTCCCGAATACACCGCGGCAGCCACCCTGGACGTCGTTCTCGGGGCGCAGGTCGACCGCTTTCCGAGCCGTGCGTTGGATGACTTCTTCAGCCACGCCTACGAACTCAGCGCGCAGAGCGACCGAATGGGGGCGCGACTCAATGGCCCCGCCCTGGCCGTTAAAGGGGAGCGTTTGATTTCCGAGGGTATCAGTCTGGGCTCAATCCAGGTGCCCGCAGACGGGCAACCGATCATCCTGCTGAATGATCGCCAGACGATCGGCGGCTACCCCAAACTTGGCGCCGTGACACCACGCAGTCTCGACACCCTGGCCCAATGTGTCCCGGGGAGTTCACTTCAATTCCGGCCCATTTCACTGCATGAGGCCCAGAAGCAGGAGCGAACGTTTTTGCGCTTCTTTTACCTGTAA